One Sediminibacillus dalangtanensis genomic region harbors:
- the gyrB gene encoding DNA topoisomerase (ATP-hydrolyzing) subunit B gives MADNIVNEQTYDESQIQVLEGLEAVRKRPGMYIGSTNERGLHHLVWEIVDNSIDEALAGYCDTIQVFIEKDNSITVTDNGRGIPVGIQEKTGRPAVEVIMTVLHAGGKFGGGGYKVSGGLHGVGASVVNALSTELNVYVHRDGKIHHQSFRRGIPHGELEVVGETETTGTRTHFQPDPEIFDTVRYNYDTLAQRLRELAFLNKGLTITIQDKREDREPETFYYEGGIKSYVEHLNRSREVLHEPFFAEKEEEEITVEVALQYNDGFASNIYSYANNIHTYEGGTHESGFKTGLTRVINDYARKNNMFKESDPNLSGDDVREGLTAIISIKHPDPQFEGQTKTKLGNGEARAITDQAFSEMFSKFLFENPDSAKTIVEKGLMASRARIAAKKARELTRRKGALEISNLPGKLADCSSKDATISELYIVEGDSAGGSAKQGRDRHFQAILPLRGKILNVEKARLDKILSNNEIRTIITALGTGIGEDFDISKARYHKIVIMTDADVDGAHIRTLLLTFFYRYMRPLIENGYVYIAQPPLYKIQQGKAAYYAYNDKEMERILSEIPKAPKPGLQRYKGLGEMNATQLWETTMDPSSRTLLQVGLEDAMDADQIFDVLMGDKVEPRRNFIQDNAQYVKNLDV, from the coding sequence TTGGCAGATAATATAGTAAATGAGCAAACGTATGATGAAAGCCAAATTCAGGTGTTGGAAGGTTTAGAGGCTGTCAGGAAAAGACCGGGTATGTATATTGGATCCACGAATGAACGCGGCTTGCACCACCTGGTGTGGGAAATCGTCGATAACAGTATTGACGAGGCACTTGCCGGTTACTGTGATACGATTCAAGTCTTCATTGAAAAAGACAATAGTATTACAGTCACTGATAATGGACGCGGAATTCCAGTCGGTATTCAGGAAAAAACGGGTCGTCCGGCAGTTGAAGTAATCATGACCGTCTTGCACGCAGGAGGAAAATTTGGGGGCGGCGGTTACAAAGTATCGGGCGGTCTCCACGGTGTAGGGGCATCGGTCGTAAATGCTTTGTCGACTGAATTGAACGTGTATGTGCACAGAGACGGTAAAATCCACCATCAAAGCTTCCGACGTGGCATACCGCATGGTGAATTGGAAGTAGTTGGTGAAACGGAGACGACCGGCACACGCACACACTTCCAGCCTGACCCGGAAATTTTTGATACGGTACGGTATAACTATGATACGCTGGCCCAGCGTCTTCGTGAGTTAGCATTCTTGAATAAAGGACTTACCATCACCATCCAGGATAAGCGCGAGGATAGAGAACCGGAAACCTTTTACTACGAGGGCGGGATAAAATCCTATGTGGAGCATTTGAACAGGTCAAGAGAAGTGCTGCACGAACCTTTCTTTGCGGAAAAAGAAGAAGAAGAAATTACGGTGGAAGTGGCACTGCAATACAACGATGGTTTTGCCAGCAATATCTATTCTTATGCCAATAATATTCACACCTATGAGGGAGGAACCCACGAATCCGGGTTTAAAACCGGGCTGACGCGCGTGATAAATGACTATGCCCGTAAAAACAACATGTTCAAAGAAAGTGATCCGAATTTATCGGGAGATGATGTCAGGGAAGGACTGACTGCCATTATTTCCATCAAGCATCCCGATCCTCAATTTGAAGGTCAGACGAAAACAAAATTGGGTAATGGAGAGGCAAGGGCGATCACTGACCAGGCCTTTAGCGAAATGTTCTCTAAATTTTTGTTTGAAAATCCTGATTCTGCCAAGACGATTGTCGAGAAAGGCCTGATGGCTTCCCGTGCCAGAATAGCAGCAAAAAAAGCGAGAGAGCTTACCAGACGTAAAGGGGCACTGGAAATTTCCAATTTGCCCGGAAAGCTGGCTGACTGTTCTTCAAAGGATGCCACGATCAGCGAATTGTATATCGTTGAGGGGGACTCTGCCGGAGGATCTGCAAAACAAGGGAGAGATCGGCACTTCCAGGCGATTCTTCCTTTGAGGGGAAAGATTCTCAACGTAGAGAAAGCGCGTCTGGATAAAATATTATCGAATAATGAGATCCGCACAATTATCACAGCACTTGGAACGGGAATCGGCGAAGACTTTGACATTTCTAAAGCACGTTACCACAAGATTGTAATCATGACGGATGCGGATGTCGACGGTGCCCATATCCGTACGTTATTATTGACGTTCTTTTATCGTTATATGCGTCCATTAATCGAGAATGGATATGTTTATATTGCCCAGCCGCCTTTATATAAAATCCAGCAAGGCAAAGCAGCTTATTATGCTTACAACGATAAAGAAATGGAGCGCATCCTCAGCGAAATTCCAAAGGCTCCGAAACCTGGATTGCAGCGTTACAAAGGATTGGGTGAAATGAATGCAACCCAGCTGTGGGAAACAACCATGGATCCTTCTTCAAGAACTTTGCTTCAGGTAGGTTTGGAAGATGCGATGGATGCCGATCAGATTTTTGATGTATTGATGGGTGACAAAGTGGAACCGAGACGGAATTTCATCCAAGATAACGCTCAATACGTCAAGAATCTTGATGTATGA
- the gyrA gene encoding DNA gyrase subunit A, producing MVDQQRPQVQEVNISQEMRTSFLDYAMSVIVSRALPDVRDGLKPVHRRILYAMNDLGMHADKAYKKSARIVGEVIGKYHPHGDSAVYEAMVRMAQDFSYRYMLVDGHGNFGSVDGDSAAAMRYTEARMSKISMELLRDINKDTIDYNDNYDGSEREPAVFPARFPNLLVNGASGIAVGMATNIPPHHLGETIDAVLAVSQDPDITIEELMENHIYGPDFPTAGQILGRSGIRKAFETGKGSITIRAKATIEEHANGKSDIIVTELPYQVNKAKLVEKIADLVRDKRLEGITDLRDESDRTGMRVVIELRRDANPNVILNNLYKQTALQTSFGINMLALVDGHPKVLNLKQTLQHYLEHQKVVIKRRTAYELKKAEARAHILEGLRIALDHLDEVITLIRQSKTTDIAREGLMNQFELSEKQAQAILDMRLQRLTGLEREKIEEEYQELVKLIEELRAILADDEKVLEIIREELTEIKERFSDERRTEIVIGGTDFIEDEDLIPEENIVITLTHQGYVKRLPSSTYRAQKRGGRGIQGMGTNDDDFVEHLVSASTHSRILFFTNKGKVYRSKGYEVPEFGRTAKGIPIINLLEIEKDEWVNAVITVDEFNDDHYLFFTTKQGISKRTQLSQFANIRKGGLIALNLREDDELISVRLTDGTKHIMIGTQNGYLIRFPEDQIRSMGRTASGVKGISLRGDDKVVSMEIIEDGLHVMNVTSKGYGKRTPAAEYRITNRGGKGIFTSNLTDKTGKIVAVKAVTGEEDIMIITEAGVLIRMPVEGISITGRNTQGVRLIRVQDGEEVATVARIETEEEIEEELPPEVVNENEQVPVEPGEIEEVLEEEAEEDE from the coding sequence ATGGTGGACCAACAACGTCCGCAAGTTCAAGAAGTAAATATTAGCCAGGAGATGAGAACCTCATTTTTGGATTATGCTATGAGTGTTATTGTCTCACGAGCCCTACCCGATGTCCGGGACGGTTTGAAACCAGTACACAGACGTATACTATATGCGATGAATGACTTAGGCATGCATGCTGATAAAGCATACAAAAAGTCGGCAAGAATCGTCGGTGAAGTTATCGGTAAGTACCATCCACATGGTGACTCTGCTGTATACGAAGCGATGGTCAGAATGGCACAGGATTTCAGTTACCGGTACATGCTCGTTGACGGGCACGGCAACTTCGGATCCGTCGATGGCGACTCCGCAGCTGCCATGCGTTACACGGAAGCAAGAATGTCAAAAATATCGATGGAACTGCTTCGGGATATCAACAAGGATACCATTGACTATAACGATAACTATGATGGATCTGAAAGAGAGCCGGCCGTCTTTCCAGCCCGTTTTCCTAATCTGCTTGTCAACGGTGCTTCGGGAATTGCAGTCGGGATGGCAACGAATATTCCTCCCCATCATCTAGGTGAAACGATCGATGCAGTACTGGCTGTCAGTCAGGATCCCGACATTACGATCGAAGAACTGATGGAAAACCATATATATGGTCCGGACTTTCCAACTGCCGGCCAAATTTTAGGCCGAAGCGGAATCAGAAAAGCGTTTGAAACCGGTAAGGGATCGATTACCATCCGGGCAAAAGCGACGATTGAAGAACATGCAAATGGCAAGTCCGATATTATTGTGACGGAGCTCCCATATCAGGTGAACAAAGCCAAACTAGTCGAAAAAATTGCTGATTTAGTACGGGACAAGCGGTTGGAAGGCATTACCGACTTGCGTGACGAATCCGACCGGACGGGCATGAGAGTTGTTATCGAACTGCGCAGAGACGCCAATCCAAACGTCATTTTAAACAACCTTTATAAACAAACGGCGCTGCAAACTTCATTCGGCATCAACATGCTGGCGTTGGTGGATGGCCATCCGAAAGTTTTGAACTTAAAACAAACCCTCCAGCATTACCTTGAGCATCAAAAAGTAGTAATCAAACGCCGGACGGCATATGAACTGAAAAAGGCCGAAGCGAGAGCGCACATTTTGGAAGGTTTGCGGATAGCACTTGATCATCTTGATGAAGTTATTACCCTGATTCGCCAATCTAAAACGACTGATATTGCCAGAGAAGGTTTGATGAATCAGTTCGAACTTTCCGAAAAACAGGCACAAGCAATCTTGGATATGAGACTTCAGCGTTTAACCGGTCTGGAAAGAGAAAAAATCGAAGAAGAATACCAGGAACTGGTCAAGCTGATTGAAGAGCTGCGGGCTATCCTGGCTGATGATGAGAAAGTACTGGAAATCATCCGGGAAGAGCTCACGGAAATTAAAGAGCGCTTCAGTGATGAAAGAAGGACCGAGATTGTTATAGGCGGAACGGATTTCATCGAGGATGAGGATTTAATTCCAGAAGAAAATATTGTCATCACTTTGACGCACCAAGGCTATGTCAAACGGCTGCCATCTTCCACCTACCGTGCACAAAAACGCGGAGGACGAGGCATCCAGGGCATGGGGACAAACGATGATGACTTCGTGGAGCATTTAGTTTCTGCTTCCACCCATAGCCGTATTCTCTTTTTCACGAACAAAGGGAAGGTTTACCGTTCCAAAGGCTATGAAGTCCCTGAATTTGGACGAACTGCCAAAGGAATACCGATCATCAACCTTTTGGAAATCGAGAAAGATGAATGGGTCAATGCGGTTATTACGGTGGATGAGTTCAATGATGATCATTACTTGTTCTTTACAACGAAACAAGGAATATCGAAACGGACCCAGCTGTCCCAGTTCGCCAATATCCGCAAAGGCGGATTGATCGCACTCAATTTACGCGAGGACGACGAACTGATCTCTGTGCGACTGACGGATGGGACGAAGCATATTATGATCGGAACACAAAATGGATACTTGATTCGTTTTCCGGAAGATCAAATCCGTTCAATGGGTCGTACTGCTTCGGGAGTAAAAGGAATCTCCTTAAGAGGGGATGATAAGGTAGTCTCAATGGAAATCATCGAAGATGGCCTGCATGTCATGAATGTTACCAGCAAGGGGTATGGAAAGCGGACTCCTGCAGCTGAGTACCGGATAACCAATCGTGGAGGAAAAGGAATATTCACGTCCAATCTCACCGATAAAACCGGCAAGATTGTAGCAGTTAAAGCGGTGACAGGTGAGGAAGATATCATGATTATCACCGAAGCAGGTGTATTGATCAGGATGCCGGTCGAAGGAATTTCGATTACGGGACGTAATACACAAGGTGTCCGCTTAATCAGAGTACAGGATGGCGAAGAAGTGGCAACAGTGGCCCGAATCGAAACAGAGGAAGAAATCGAGGAAGAATTACCGCCAGAAGTCGTCAATGAAAACGAGCAAGTTCCGGTCGAACCCGGAGAAATAGAAGAGGTTCTCGAAGAAGAAGCGGAAGAAGACGAATAA
- a CDS encoding HD-GYP domain-containing protein — MKVHPSQLIPGCVVVKDLIGKTGRPIMHGKTVLTDDLIDILHRFLVDEVEVFSRLEDGKPYIPGQKVVEEEPAEEKNVPSDLPFTEFYMGTVQQYKRMFTDWRNGKTLQINQVRKLIVPLLERVDEIGLKLYNLHKLSTAKDYLYHHAVMVGLLSAFLAKKSNYKHEWIQVGIAGFLADCGMAKIDDRILFKAGPLNAAEYEEIKKHPVYSYRFVEPVPSLSQGTKLAILQHQERLDGSGYPLGVAGEKIHPYARFIAISDIYHAMTAERVYQKPQSPFKVIEEMVYEQFGKLDHPLVENFVSSLTNFGTGTKVILSNKQQAEIVFIEAKHPTRPMVRLQSGQQVISLKDDRSLYIEEILT, encoded by the coding sequence GTGAAGGTGCATCCGTCTCAGTTAATTCCAGGCTGTGTGGTTGTCAAAGATCTCATCGGAAAAACCGGACGCCCGATCATGCATGGAAAAACTGTTTTAACTGATGATTTGATCGATATTTTACATCGTTTTCTTGTCGATGAAGTGGAAGTGTTTTCCCGCTTGGAAGACGGAAAACCATACATTCCCGGCCAAAAAGTGGTCGAGGAAGAACCGGCTGAAGAAAAAAACGTTCCTTCTGACCTGCCTTTTACCGAATTTTATATGGGGACGGTCCAGCAATACAAACGGATGTTTACTGACTGGAGGAACGGCAAAACTCTGCAGATCAACCAAGTCAGAAAGCTTATCGTTCCTCTACTGGAAAGAGTCGATGAAATCGGTTTGAAGCTTTATAATTTGCACAAGCTTTCAACTGCGAAGGACTATCTTTACCATCATGCTGTCATGGTCGGATTGCTGTCTGCTTTCTTGGCAAAGAAAAGCAACTACAAGCATGAATGGATTCAAGTAGGTATAGCGGGCTTTTTAGCCGACTGCGGCATGGCGAAAATCGATGATCGTATCCTTTTTAAAGCAGGGCCGCTTAATGCGGCTGAATACGAAGAAATCAAAAAGCATCCGGTTTATTCCTACCGCTTTGTAGAGCCGGTTCCTTCCCTTTCGCAAGGAACGAAATTGGCCATATTGCAGCATCAAGAAAGGCTGGACGGCAGTGGGTACCCACTAGGAGTGGCAGGCGAAAAAATCCATCCATATGCCCGGTTTATCGCCATCAGTGATATTTACCATGCAATGACCGCTGAACGTGTTTACCAGAAACCACAGTCCCCGTTCAAGGTTATTGAAGAAATGGTGTATGAACAATTTGGTAAACTGGACCATCCTCTTGTGGAGAACTTTGTCAGCAGTTTGACGAACTTCGGAACGGGCACCAAGGTGATTTTGTCCAATAAGCAACAGGCAGAAATCGTATTTATCGAAGCAAAACATCCGACAAGGCCAATGGTCAGGCTCCAGTCCGGCCAGCAGGTCATCTCCTTGAAGGATGACCGGTCGCTCTACATAGAAGAAATCCTGACCTGA
- a CDS encoding YaaC family protein encodes MWKKEVNDFLTYLKSAETSQTYLYRCYQTIQLEQAEAKSYQNCYRFLYYLEHGRTFYETSKNAPLMVKPILLFYGMVHLLKACLLTRRPDYPENTTLLAHGVSTRKRKKQQYSFWKDEVKIQHNGLFPYFSHVLFDIDALKSGKIAMKRLFAHIPEVSRLIRFHHGNTPLINIGNYAEQQLRFPLSCLDTYHMTETSFLTKMAAFFPPFLEQKTTKNHLVVDLPGPVSPHSQGPVFFNLEEEAIYFPSGRDQFTEWHEIMAHYLLLYNLSMICRYETEWWGDLLHSLPNEDHPFIVHFLKITTDKVPFLIGWYLYDQH; translated from the coding sequence ATGTGGAAAAAAGAAGTAAATGACTTTCTTACGTACCTGAAATCAGCAGAAACTTCTCAAACCTATTTATACCGTTGTTATCAAACCATTCAACTCGAACAGGCAGAAGCAAAAAGCTACCAGAACTGCTATCGTTTTCTTTATTACTTAGAACACGGGCGCACGTTTTATGAGACTAGCAAGAATGCTCCTCTCATGGTGAAGCCGATTCTGCTTTTTTATGGTATGGTTCATCTTTTAAAAGCCTGTCTGCTAACCAGACGGCCGGACTACCCGGAAAATACAACGCTGCTTGCCCACGGTGTATCAACGAGAAAAAGAAAAAAGCAACAGTATTCTTTTTGGAAGGACGAGGTAAAAATCCAGCATAACGGGTTATTTCCTTACTTTTCTCATGTTTTATTTGATATCGACGCTCTCAAGTCGGGAAAAATTGCCATGAAACGTCTATTCGCCCATATTCCGGAAGTAAGCAGGCTGATCCGGTTCCATCATGGAAACACACCGCTGATCAATATTGGCAATTATGCAGAACAGCAGCTACGCTTTCCGCTTTCTTGTCTGGATACGTATCATATGACTGAAACGAGTTTCCTAACAAAAATGGCCGCTTTCTTTCCTCCTTTTCTCGAACAAAAGACGACCAAAAATCATCTGGTCGTCGATTTACCAGGGCCTGTTTCGCCGCATTCCCAAGGACCTGTTTTTTTTAACTTGGAGGAGGAAGCAATTTACTTTCCTTCTGGCAGAGATCAATTCACTGAATGGCATGAAATAATGGCGCATTATTTGCTTCTTTACAATTTAAGCATGATTTGTCGTTATGAAACAGAGTGGTGGGGAGATTTACTGCATTCACTCCCAAATGAAGACCATCCATTTATCGTTCACTTTCTAAAAATCACTACCGATAAAGTGCCTTTTCTGATTGGCTGGTATTTGTATGACCAACACTGA
- the guaB gene encoding IMP dehydrogenase, which yields MREDKFAKEGLTFDDVLLVPAKSEVLPRDVSLDTVLSSNINLKMPLISAGMDTVTEAAMAISMARQGGLGVIHKNMSIEEQAENVDMVKRSESGVITNPFFLLPENQVFDAEHLMGKFRISGVPIVNNKEEQVLVGIITNRDLRFIQDYSIKISEVMTSEHLVTAPVGTTLTEAEEILQKYKIEKLPLVDDHGVLKGLITIKDIEKVIEFPNAAKDSQGRLLAGAAVGVTADAMTRIAKLVEAGVDVLVIDTAHGHSKGVIEQVRKVREKYPAIDIIAGNVATPEATKELIEAGANIIKVGIGPGSICTTRVVAGVGVPQITAINDCAKEAHKHGVPIIADGGIKYSGDIAKAMAAGAHAVMIGSLFAGVSESPGETEIFQGRRYKVYRGMGSVSAMKSGSKDRYFQDSEETKKLVPEGIEGRVAYKGPLADTVHQLLGGLRSGMGYCGAGDLEVFRNEARFIRMTGAGLRESHPHDVQITKESPNYSV from the coding sequence ATGAGGGAGGACAAGTTTGCCAAGGAAGGACTAACGTTCGACGATGTATTGTTAGTGCCTGCAAAATCTGAAGTGCTGCCAAGGGACGTGTCATTGGATACAGTGTTATCATCCAATATCAACTTGAAAATGCCATTGATAAGTGCAGGAATGGATACAGTAACAGAAGCGGCCATGGCCATTTCGATGGCACGACAGGGCGGTTTGGGAGTCATTCATAAAAATATGTCGATAGAGGAACAAGCTGAAAATGTCGATATGGTAAAGCGCTCGGAAAGCGGTGTAATTACCAATCCGTTTTTCCTCCTGCCCGAGAACCAGGTATTCGATGCAGAACACTTAATGGGCAAGTTCCGCATCTCCGGCGTTCCGATCGTCAACAACAAAGAGGAGCAAGTACTTGTCGGAATCATTACGAACAGGGATCTTCGTTTTATTCAGGACTATTCCATCAAGATATCGGAAGTAATGACGAGCGAGCATCTTGTAACAGCTCCTGTGGGTACGACCCTGACTGAAGCAGAAGAAATCTTGCAAAAGTACAAGATAGAGAAACTGCCGCTCGTCGATGATCACGGTGTGCTGAAAGGATTGATCACCATCAAAGATATTGAAAAGGTGATCGAATTCCCTAATGCAGCCAAGGACAGCCAAGGCAGACTGCTGGCAGGAGCGGCTGTAGGTGTGACAGCAGATGCCATGACCAGAATAGCCAAGCTCGTTGAAGCAGGCGTCGATGTCCTTGTCATCGACACGGCGCACGGCCATTCCAAAGGTGTGATCGAGCAGGTGCGCAAGGTGAGGGAAAAATACCCGGCCATTGATATCATCGCCGGTAATGTAGCAACACCCGAGGCTACAAAAGAACTGATTGAAGCGGGAGCCAATATTATTAAAGTCGGTATCGGACCAGGTTCTATCTGTACGACCCGTGTCGTGGCCGGTGTAGGCGTTCCGCAAATCACCGCAATCAATGATTGTGCCAAGGAAGCCCACAAGCACGGTGTTCCGATCATCGCGGATGGCGGAATCAAGTATTCAGGCGATATTGCCAAGGCAATGGCAGCCGGAGCGCATGCTGTCATGATCGGCAGTCTGTTTGCCGGCGTATCGGAAAGCCCGGGTGAAACGGAAATTTTCCAGGGCAGAAGGTATAAAGTATACCGCGGCATGGGATCTGTTTCGGCAATGAAGTCAGGTTCCAAGGATCGTTACTTCCAGGATAGCGAGGAAACCAAGAAGTTGGTACCTGAAGGAATCGAAGGGCGGGTTGCCTACAAGGGACCGCTGGCTGATACGGTTCACCAGCTGCTCGGCGGCTTGCGATCCGGCATGGGCTATTGCGGTGCTGGAGACTTGGAAGTATTCAGGAACGAAGCCAGGTTCATTCGCATGACAGGTGCAGGGCTTCGGGAAAGCCACCCGCATGACGTTCAGATCACCAAAGAATCCCCAAATTATTCCGTATAA
- a CDS encoding TAXI family TRAP transporter solute-binding subunit, with product MEKKKWLLILVLTFALSMLLAACGGGEADPDSGGDSGEGDSADSGETQFLSVLTGGTEGTYYPLGGTFAQIINDNLDNAEANAQSTGASVENMKTMRDGDAELAFTQTDIAAYAAEGSVMFEGDQIDNIQAIGTLYPETIQIVTTADSGIETVADLEGKVVSVGAPGSGTNASATDILEVYGLSMDDIEARDLDFGDSTSGIQDGTIDAAFITSGTPTGAVESLAATTDVNIVRFDEEKIQELIDAHPYYAEDTIKEGTYDLEEDVKTVAVQAMLVTSADLSEDLVYDVTKAIFENTDQISHPKGEFISADTALDGVGIDLHPGAKKYFDEKGIEQ from the coding sequence ATGGAAAAGAAAAAATGGTTACTTATATTGGTTTTGACGTTTGCTTTATCCATGCTGCTAGCTGCTTGTGGCGGTGGGGAAGCCGATCCGGATTCCGGTGGCGATAGTGGGGAAGGTGACAGCGCTGACAGTGGTGAAACTCAATTTCTTAGCGTTTTGACAGGTGGAACAGAAGGTACATATTACCCGCTTGGTGGTACTTTTGCCCAAATTATCAACGATAACCTTGATAATGCTGAGGCAAACGCACAATCAACGGGTGCTTCTGTAGAGAACATGAAGACAATGAGAGACGGAGATGCTGAACTTGCCTTCACTCAAACCGATATTGCTGCTTACGCGGCAGAAGGTTCTGTCATGTTCGAGGGAGATCAGATTGATAATATCCAGGCAATTGGAACCCTTTATCCAGAAACGATTCAAATTGTAACAACAGCCGACTCCGGGATTGAAACCGTTGCCGACCTGGAAGGAAAAGTTGTTTCCGTTGGTGCTCCCGGATCCGGAACAAATGCAAGTGCCACCGATATTTTGGAAGTGTACGGTCTTTCCATGGATGATATCGAAGCACGCGATTTAGACTTCGGCGATTCCACTTCCGGTATTCAGGACGGCACCATTGATGCTGCATTCATCACTTCCGGCACTCCGACTGGCGCAGTCGAGAGCCTGGCTGCTACGACGGATGTCAACATCGTACGTTTTGATGAGGAAAAGATCCAGGAATTGATCGATGCACATCCTTATTATGCAGAGGATACAATCAAGGAGGGTACTTACGACCTTGAAGAAGATGTAAAAACCGTTGCCGTACAGGCTATGCTGGTCACCTCTGCCGACTTAAGCGAAGATCTTGTTTATGATGTAACCAAAGCGATTTTTGAAAACACCGATCAAATCAGTCATCCGAAAGGAGAATTTATCTCTGCGGATACTGCTCTTGATGGAGTAGGTATTGATTTGCATCCAGGTGCCAAAAAGTATTTTGATGAAAAAGGAATTGAACAGTAA
- a CDS encoding DUF1850 domain-containing protein: MPLKKVWLFAVIIFLLAVAAALLFYPYRYVLALQDPFTNEILAYLPVNDTDHFQIKFTHSVHLSDVIEEYEINQETIYPYQLVYEDTAIGMPSNAGEGETFEMKDGKYYISNLQGSFSEINLAVGQVRANHMIIYQNQSYLLKDYVGAGTSITITPTHESNWHLLKGVNIHERQQ; the protein is encoded by the coding sequence ATGCCACTGAAAAAAGTTTGGCTGTTCGCGGTGATTATTTTTCTGCTTGCTGTAGCAGCCGCACTATTGTTTTATCCTTATCGTTATGTACTGGCTTTGCAAGATCCATTTACCAATGAAATATTAGCCTACTTGCCTGTCAACGACACCGATCATTTTCAAATAAAGTTCACCCACTCCGTCCATCTTTCGGATGTCATCGAAGAGTATGAAATCAACCAAGAAACGATTTATCCTTATCAATTGGTTTATGAAGACACTGCCATTGGCATGCCCTCCAATGCAGGTGAAGGGGAAACATTCGAGATGAAGGATGGAAAATACTACATTTCCAATTTGCAGGGTTCTTTTTCGGAAATCAACCTTGCAGTCGGTCAGGTAAGGGCAAATCATATGATCATCTATCAAAATCAAAGCTATTTACTTAAAGACTATGTAGGGGCAGGTACTTCCATTACCATAACCCCCACTCATGAAAGTAACTGGCATCTTTTAAAAGGGGTGAATATTCATGAGCGCCAACAATGA